The Natrinema sp. SYSU A 869 DNA segment CCCATCCAAGCGGTGACAGTACACTCTTGACAGCTCGTCAGAGCTGTGTCTTGTAGTATAAGGCGTCGTAGGTCTCGAAATCTTCGTGGGCGAGAGCGACGAGGTCCCGCGAGGATTTCTCGTCGTCGACGACCACATACTCGATATCCTATCCAGGGTGGACAGCGAGGTCCTGGTCGCGAGCCCGTTCAAGCACCGCCACGTTCTGCGTGTTCTGGCTGTAGCCTTCAAGTGGCTTGGACACGCGATTCCGTTCGACGAGCCACTCTACAGCAATGTCTCCAGCATGAAGTGCTTCGGCCGCTCTCTCGAGGCGACCGAGCACCGCGTCTAGGGACTGCGTTGCATCGAGGCAGTCCAGACACTTCTGCTGAACGTCCTTAATGAATGGTAGGGTTGACCGCTGGCGAGGTTCGATGCCTCTGACTTTGAACTCGTTGTCGCCAGCCGCTTTGCCAAAGGGCACTGTCTAGTTACGCAATTCTGGCATAGAACGGCGTTTCAGCGGCTGTTATGGCTTCAGTGCTGATCCCAGTGATTGTTTCACCTCGTGAGATATGTGCTGAGGTAGCCGAATTTCTGCCGTTTGTAGAATAGAGTCCCGTTATATCAGATTCTCCATGTGGTTTTACAGTCGACATCGCAACGCCACCGTCTTCGAGTCTTGCGGTTTTTCGTATCTAGACAGTGCCAGTTCGAGCATGGAATTTAAAGATGATTAGGCCTCTGATGGAAGTCTATCGTTGATTGCGTCCACGATGAGCTCTAAGTCGAGGTCAGCACCGTGAACCCCCTTATCCCAGATGGTCTCGCCGTCGGCGGTCACAATGAATACACCTCCATGGCCGGGGATCAGGGTGACGCTGTCCAGCTCTTGTCCAAATTCGTTCAGG contains these protein-coding regions:
- a CDS encoding Rdx family protein is translated as MTSVEIEYCVPCGLLDPAIETQTRLLNEFGQELDSVTLIPGHGGVFIVTADGETIWDKGVHGADLDLELIVDAINDRLPSEA